One window of Legionella pneumophila subsp. pneumophila str. Philadelphia 1 genomic DNA carries:
- the mlaD gene encoding outer membrane lipid asymmetry maintenance protein MlaD, with the protein MKKQRYVDISVGIFMLLGLLALLVMAMKVSNITDFMSDKTYRVTADFTDIGGLKVRAPVTVAGVRIGEVSRIELQPGELNARVTMTLNGDKKIPYEDASARILTEGLLGSNYISIVPGFDEDGDTDHPYLRDGDTIAKTQEAIILENLIGQLLFNIKK; encoded by the coding sequence ATGAAAAAGCAACGTTATGTAGACATTAGTGTAGGAATATTTATGTTGCTTGGGCTGCTAGCATTATTAGTAATGGCGATGAAAGTGAGTAACATTACTGATTTTATGTCTGATAAAACTTATCGTGTCACTGCAGATTTTACTGATATCGGTGGTTTAAAAGTTCGAGCTCCAGTGACCGTTGCAGGTGTCCGTATTGGTGAGGTCAGTCGAATTGAGTTGCAGCCAGGTGAGCTCAATGCAAGAGTGACTATGACTTTGAATGGTGATAAAAAGATTCCTTATGAGGATGCTTCTGCACGAATTTTGACCGAAGGCTTGCTTGGTTCGAATTATATTAGTATCGTTCCCGGTTTTGACGAGGACGGTGACACAGATCATCCCTATTTACGCGATGGGGATACCATTGCGAAGACTCAGGAAGCAATTATCCTTGAAAATCTTATAGGCCAATTATTATTTAATATAAAAAAATAG
- a CDS encoding MlaC/ttg2D family ABC transporter substrate-binding protein, which produces MRVFKTILLVVLMTLSQAMVAQTSPIPMLERAANQIISILKENKARLKSNPEIIYKAVEENLLPNVDVAGMSRSVLGRQAWSKATEAERVEFSKAFTRLVIRTYSSPLAQYSDETVQFLPLRGSLNSRFIRVNSVIVRSAGQNIPLSYSLVSKNGKWKIYDISVEGVSLLQSFRSQFAQALQHSSISQVIKEMQQKQIKKAS; this is translated from the coding sequence ATGAGAGTTTTTAAAACAATTTTATTAGTTGTGTTGATGACGTTGTCTCAAGCAATGGTTGCTCAGACCTCTCCTATCCCTATGTTAGAACGTGCAGCTAATCAAATTATTTCTATTCTCAAAGAAAATAAAGCGCGCTTAAAAAGTAATCCTGAGATTATTTACAAAGCAGTCGAGGAGAATCTTTTACCCAACGTTGACGTTGCTGGTATGTCTCGTTCAGTCTTGGGAAGACAAGCCTGGAGTAAAGCTACTGAAGCAGAAAGGGTTGAATTCTCAAAAGCATTTACTCGCTTGGTGATTCGTACATATTCTAGCCCATTGGCCCAATATTCCGATGAAACTGTGCAGTTTTTACCTTTACGCGGTTCTTTAAATAGTCGGTTTATTCGTGTAAATAGCGTGATTGTGCGTTCTGCAGGGCAAAATATACCATTAAGTTATAGTCTTGTTTCCAAGAATGGGAAATGGAAAATTTATGATATAAGCGTTGAAGGTGTTAGTTTGTTGCAAAGTTTTAGATCGCAATTTGCACAGGCACTGCAGCATTCCAGCATTAGTCAAGTGATTAAGGAAATGCAACAAAAACAGATTAAGAAGGCTTCCTGA
- a CDS encoding STAS domain-containing protein, whose protein sequence is MEINNFKPGAELTFKSVVSVRDKLYKALMEDTRGRFCLDLSEVTHCDSAGLALIIEARKLCKQNNKVFDVIGISPETQSLAEFCGVKTILQRS, encoded by the coding sequence ATGGAAATTAATAACTTTAAACCTGGCGCTGAGCTTACATTCAAATCAGTGGTATCGGTCCGTGACAAGCTGTATAAGGCTTTAATGGAAGATACCAGAGGGAGATTTTGCCTTGATTTAAGCGAGGTGACTCATTGCGATAGTGCTGGACTTGCTTTAATTATTGAAGCTAGAAAATTATGTAAACAAAATAATAAGGTTTTTGATGTAATAGGAATATCTCCTGAAACACAATCCCTGGCTGAATTCTGTGGAGTGAAGACTATTTTACAAAGATCTTGA
- a CDS encoding BolA family protein — translation MLSNEEIEQRLNEIDDVFYVKVEGDGYQYQVTVVTDIFLKKSKVARQQWVYAQLKDFITTGRLHAISMKTWTKEEWGKQNG, via the coding sequence ATGTTAAGTAATGAAGAAATTGAACAAAGACTTAATGAAATTGACGATGTATTTTATGTCAAGGTAGAAGGCGATGGTTATCAATATCAGGTAACTGTAGTGACCGATATATTTCTTAAGAAGTCTAAAGTAGCAAGACAGCAATGGGTTTATGCCCAGCTTAAAGACTTTATTACCACCGGAAGGCTTCATGCTATCAGTATGAAGACATGGACAAAAGAAGAATGGGGGAAGCAAAATGGATAA
- the murA gene encoding UDP-N-acetylglucosamine 1-carboxyvinyltransferase, with product MDKLLINGGKALHGEVVISGAKNAALPIMAASLLASDHVTISNVPHLKDITTMMELLGQLGAHLIVDEKMNVQVDSSQVNEFVAPYDLVKTMRASILVLGPMLARFGKADVSLPGGCAIGTRPVDLHLKALRAMGADITVKNGYINARCKKGCLQGKRLMFDTVTVTGTENVLMAAVLAEGITTIKNAAREPEVVDLANFLIQMGAKIRGAGTSTIEVEGVESLNGGTYSVMSDRIEAGTYLAAGALTRGQVTVKKVRPDTLLSQLCKFEEAGAELTIGEDWVSLNMHNKRPQAVNISTAPYPAFATDMQAQFMAMNSVAEGSSTIIETIFENRFMHVQELQRMGANIQLNGNTAIVHGVEKLTGAPVMATDLRASASLILAGLVAEGETVVERIYHVDRGYERIEEKLSLLGADIKRVSDR from the coding sequence ATGGATAAATTATTGATTAATGGTGGTAAAGCATTACATGGTGAAGTGGTCATTTCGGGAGCAAAAAACGCTGCTCTTCCAATCATGGCTGCCAGTCTATTAGCCAGTGATCACGTCACAATATCTAATGTGCCTCATCTTAAAGACATCACTACCATGATGGAACTGTTAGGACAATTGGGAGCTCATTTAATTGTTGATGAAAAGATGAATGTTCAAGTTGACTCCAGTCAAGTCAATGAGTTTGTTGCTCCTTACGATCTGGTCAAAACAATGCGTGCCTCCATTTTGGTATTAGGCCCAATGCTGGCGCGCTTCGGTAAGGCAGATGTTTCTCTGCCCGGTGGATGCGCCATTGGAACAAGACCAGTTGACCTGCATTTAAAAGCATTAAGAGCCATGGGGGCAGACATTACGGTTAAAAATGGCTACATCAATGCTCGTTGCAAAAAGGGATGTCTGCAAGGTAAACGCTTGATGTTTGACACAGTTACTGTCACAGGAACCGAAAATGTGTTAATGGCTGCTGTGTTGGCAGAAGGCATTACTACGATTAAAAATGCTGCGCGCGAACCAGAAGTAGTAGACTTGGCTAACTTTCTGATTCAAATGGGAGCGAAAATTCGAGGCGCGGGTACTTCTACTATTGAAGTAGAAGGTGTGGAATCACTAAACGGTGGGACTTATTCGGTCATGTCCGATAGAATAGAAGCGGGCACTTATTTGGCAGCTGGAGCGCTTACTCGTGGTCAAGTGACTGTTAAGAAAGTACGTCCTGATACTTTATTATCTCAATTATGTAAATTCGAAGAGGCAGGCGCGGAATTAACCATTGGTGAGGATTGGGTCAGTTTAAATATGCATAACAAGCGGCCTCAGGCAGTTAATATTTCAACCGCCCCTTATCCTGCATTTGCAACGGATATGCAAGCTCAATTTATGGCAATGAATTCCGTAGCAGAAGGTTCTTCAACTATTATAGAAACTATTTTTGAAAACCGATTTATGCATGTTCAAGAGTTACAGAGAATGGGGGCTAATATCCAACTTAATGGAAATACAGCCATCGTTCATGGTGTTGAAAAATTAACTGGCGCACCGGTAATGGCTACTGATTTAAGGGCATCAGCCAGTTTAATTCTCGCGGGCCTGGTTGCTGAAGGGGAAACAGTAGTTGAGCGGATTTATCATGTTGATAGAGGCTATGAGCGAATAGAAGAAAAGTTATCTCTATTGGGAGCGGACATTAAGAGAGTTTCTGACAGGTGA
- a CDS encoding Nif3-like dinuclear metal center hexameric protein, giving the protein MITRDELSLFLLDFLNCSQYQDYAPNGIQVEGKDKIKRICTAVSASEDVISQAIEQQADALLVHHGYFWKGENPVISGMKRRRIAKLLGHNMNLFAYHLPLDCHPELGNNASLANLLLIGSHEMHKVNNTANLLWSGKLSKAMNSEQFSSFLEHKLGRYPVHIAGNEKMIHSIAWCTGAAQDFIEEAYQLGVDAYLSGEVSERTFYQAMELGIQYFSCGHHATERFGIQSLGVYLANYFDLEHWFIDSPNPI; this is encoded by the coding sequence GTGATTACAAGAGATGAATTAAGCCTTTTTTTACTGGATTTCTTGAATTGTTCTCAATACCAGGATTATGCACCTAATGGAATTCAAGTTGAAGGCAAAGACAAGATTAAGCGTATATGTACGGCAGTCAGTGCATCAGAGGACGTGATTTCCCAAGCTATTGAACAGCAAGCTGATGCACTGTTAGTTCACCATGGTTATTTCTGGAAAGGTGAAAATCCTGTTATTTCCGGAATGAAAAGGCGAAGGATTGCTAAGCTACTTGGCCATAACATGAATTTATTTGCCTATCATTTGCCTTTGGATTGTCATCCCGAGCTAGGGAATAATGCCAGCCTGGCGAATTTGTTGTTAATAGGGTCCCATGAGATGCATAAGGTCAACAATACTGCCAATCTCCTTTGGTCTGGAAAATTATCAAAGGCAATGAACAGCGAACAGTTTTCCAGTTTTTTAGAGCACAAACTTGGCCGTTATCCTGTGCATATTGCGGGAAATGAAAAAATGATTCACTCCATAGCATGGTGCACTGGAGCAGCACAAGACTTTATAGAAGAAGCTTACCAACTTGGCGTTGATGCTTATTTAAGTGGTGAAGTTTCTGAACGAACGTTCTATCAGGCTATGGAATTGGGTATACAATATTTTTCTTGTGGTCATCATGCGACGGAACGTTTCGGCATTCAATCCCTCGGTGTTTATCTTGCAAACTATTTTGACTTGGAACATTGGTTTATAGATAGTCCTAATCCGATTTAA
- a CDS encoding ABC transporter ATP-binding protein has protein sequence MNKIVIKTKELSRQLPGEVPVTLVKDINLEVREGEFLVISGPSGSGKSSLLYLLGLLDRPSQGTIWLNNEDVSTYEEEKMAWLRLTQIGYVFQFHFLLPEFTALENVMLPMQRLGKLSLGEMKNRATKLLTSLGLEEQLSKLPKQLSGGQSQRVAIARALANDPILLLADEPTGNLDTVSSTNVQNILKELAHEYRRSVIIVTHDMNFAATADRVIHIVDGKMQE, from the coding sequence GTGAACAAGATTGTCATAAAAACAAAAGAGCTTTCGCGTCAACTGCCAGGTGAAGTTCCCGTCACTTTAGTCAAGGACATAAATCTCGAAGTCAGAGAAGGTGAATTTTTAGTAATTTCTGGCCCCTCAGGTTCTGGCAAATCGTCACTGCTTTATTTGCTAGGCTTGCTTGATAGACCCTCTCAAGGAACAATTTGGCTGAATAATGAAGATGTTTCAACTTATGAGGAAGAAAAAATGGCCTGGTTGCGCTTGACTCAAATTGGTTATGTCTTTCAATTCCATTTTCTATTACCTGAGTTTACAGCCCTGGAGAATGTGATGTTGCCTATGCAACGCCTAGGCAAACTAAGTCTTGGGGAAATGAAAAACCGAGCTACCAAGCTTTTAACCAGCCTAGGGTTAGAGGAGCAATTATCAAAACTGCCTAAACAGCTGTCAGGAGGGCAAAGCCAGCGCGTTGCTATTGCACGAGCTCTGGCCAATGATCCCATATTGCTCTTGGCAGACGAGCCAACTGGAAATCTTGATACCGTTTCGAGTACCAATGTGCAAAATATACTAAAAGAACTTGCTCATGAATACAGAAGATCGGTAATCATCGTAACGCACGATATGAATTTTGCTGCTACAGCGGACAGAGTGATTCACATTGTCGATGGCAAAATGCAAGAATAA
- a CDS encoding ABC transporter permease, whose product MKLFLKIALKHLLARKRQSLVSLMGIVLGVAFFLTISSLMQGSEKDFIKRLVDNSPHITIIDEYRNPRIQPIQQLHTHGAIEIRSVKPLTEPRGIRGYEQTINNLSLTIPGIVISPVLIGQALISYAGKDYSVTLNGMIPEEIKKVSTIENYMTSGSIDDLIVNPDGIVLGSELLRKLSLTKDDNITVTAPNGQIRTFKILGVFRTGRSDFDTNQAFISIKRAQALLNRPNRSNNIIIKLPNPYQAYDIAAQIEKQIGYKTISWQEKSEDLLNTLVIRNIIMYSVVSAVLIVAAFGIYNVISTVVMEKHRDIAILKSIGFQKHDIQFIFIIEGFLLGLVGCLLGLPLGSGLMYSLMQVQFKPPGSSELINMPLDWSYLQFVIATAFAMSASIIAAVLPAHKAALVHPVDILRGGGM is encoded by the coding sequence AAAGATCGCTTTAAAACATTTGCTTGCACGCAAACGACAAAGCCTGGTTTCTTTGATGGGAATTGTATTGGGAGTAGCCTTCTTTTTAACAATTTCGTCACTGATGCAGGGGTCTGAAAAAGATTTCATCAAACGCTTGGTGGATAATTCACCGCATATCACGATCATAGATGAATATCGAAACCCTCGTATACAACCCATCCAACAGCTGCACACACATGGCGCTATTGAAATTCGCAGTGTTAAACCATTAACAGAACCCCGAGGGATTAGAGGGTATGAACAAACAATAAATAATTTATCGCTTACCATCCCGGGAATTGTTATTTCTCCTGTTCTAATTGGACAAGCCTTAATTAGTTATGCAGGGAAAGATTATTCGGTCACTTTGAATGGTATGATCCCTGAAGAGATAAAAAAAGTTTCTACTATCGAAAATTATATGACTTCAGGTTCGATTGATGATCTCATAGTCAATCCCGATGGTATTGTCTTGGGAAGCGAGCTCTTGCGTAAATTATCCCTGACAAAAGATGATAACATTACTGTGACAGCGCCCAATGGTCAAATACGCACTTTCAAAATTCTTGGCGTATTTCGCACTGGCCGTTCAGATTTTGATACCAATCAAGCGTTTATTAGTATTAAACGCGCTCAAGCATTATTAAACCGACCTAACCGCTCCAATAACATCATTATAAAACTGCCTAACCCCTATCAGGCCTATGACATTGCCGCTCAAATTGAAAAACAGATAGGCTATAAAACTATTTCCTGGCAGGAAAAATCGGAAGATTTGCTCAATACACTAGTCATTCGAAATATCATTATGTATAGCGTGGTTAGCGCTGTTTTAATTGTCGCTGCATTTGGAATTTATAATGTTATTTCGACTGTAGTAATGGAAAAACACAGAGACATTGCCATACTTAAATCAATCGGTTTCCAAAAACATGATATTCAATTTATTTTTATCATAGAAGGTTTTCTTCTAGGACTGGTTGGATGTTTGTTAGGACTGCCTTTGGGAAGTGGACTGATGTACAGTCTCATGCAAGTCCAATTCAAGCCGCCAGGAAGCTCTGAATTGATTAATATGCCACTCGATTGGAGTTATTTACAATTTGTCATCGCCACAGCTTTTGCGATGTCCGCCTCAATCATAGCCGCCGTTCTTCCTGCTCATAAGGCAGCGCTTGTTCATCCTGTTGATATCCTGCGAGGAGGGGGAATGTGA